The genomic region GAGCTGGCGTAGATCATCTTGCTCCTCACGCGCGCCGTGTCAGGAGACCTTCATTCACACACATCATGCAACTGCGTCCGTGAGTGGCGAGCACTTCAAAAGCCAGGGTGGACTGGACAGCGGCgaggaacgacgtggcgtaccaggCGATGAAGAAGATCTTGCTCTTCTGGCAGTTCTCCTCGGTGACGAAGTCGTAGTCGAAGATGGCGTACCTGCACTCGTTGGCGGGgaggctggcggcgaagtcgtcgTAGCCGAGCACGGGCTTGCCCACCTGCTCCACCACCACCATCTTCTTCTTCTCGTCGATCCTGTAGATGATGAAGCGGTGCGTCCTCTTGGCCTTGAGCTCCAGGAACCGGCGCTTGCAGTCGTCGTCCACGGCCATCCCTGACGCCGCGTTTGCCTGCAGAACCCGGGGGAGAGGAGGCGAAACAAGATTCAGAGGCAGTGGAGACGAAGACGAGGGAGGTGAAGAAGAAGAGCATGGCAGATCCGTCGATCGAGCAAACGAAAATGCAGATCGCATAGCCGATGAACAGGACTGGAGGTGAAGTGTGGTGCCGCGTGCTTACCATCTGGGCGGGCACCGGGCAGGGCTGGAGACGCTCCGCAGCGGGGAGGAGACGGGTGACGGGATCGGCGGCGGGCGGTGTGGTAGGTGCCTCTGGTGAGGTCTGGAGCTGCTGAGCTGCAGCCGCGGGGTGGTGGTGATGGTGAAGCAATGGTAGCGAAGGTGATGGTATTTGTGTGGGAGAGTCGCGTGGGATGGACGCGCCACCACCCCACCCCCTCCTTCGGCACCGAcccgggccccacccgtcagcgacTCAGCGCCGGTACCTCATCTCTCTCCCTGCACCAGCCACAGGCCCACAGAAAAGATGCCCTGCCGGCCCTACTACACTACTAGCCACCCGTGTGCTCCGCGCCGCGCGGTGGGATCGTATCACGTCGCGTCACATCAGGTCATGTCACATTGGAGCGGCCCAGGCAAAGAGAGACGGTGATGATGAATGGCCGATAGGCCCTCGGGCCCAAGCCCAACCACTCGATTACAGTTGCAGGCGACTCATTGGGCCGGGACACCTTGTCTTGGAACTCTGAGCAGTGTTCGGTTCTGGTGCTCATTTAGATGAAATGGCTCCATTATAGATTTTGATAACAAAGTCACTCTGTTCTATGTTTGATAATTTAATTTTACAATGACTTCATCTAATATTTGGTTGATAAATACAAAATAGAGTATATTTTTTTTCGTTTCTCATATGTTAACTCAATGATCAATAAAAACATACTTATATCATACATATCAGTAGGCATTGAGTTTTATAATTAAGAAATAGCTAATAGACGTAGTCTCACATAAACAACGTGCAAATTCTAAACTGCCCCAAGTAATTTATCTATAGAAGAAAATTGAAACAAACTTGGGTGAGCTTATGTCGAGCATCAGGGAAGAGATGGGATGGGAATGGGAGGCTCGGCTCACGAGCAGCCAAATCCGATTAATTTTGAGGAGCCACGGGATGCCGCATCTCAAGGGTATATTCTAGAATTTGAGCCACTCTGCTTCAACCGGAATACAACTCAACAACACAAAAAGTAGAATGGAACGACTCCACCCCACCTAACTCcagaaccaaacactaccttaagaGATGTCGGGCGCTGTTCGAGGAGGGAGGGTGTTAGCAATCGAGCAACACGACAACACTCAAATCGAATTCGGGTAATTATGGTGGGTGGAATGTACGATCGACTCGAGAGACGATCGCATCGGATCGTCGCCGCTGTCTTAGTTCATACAACCAAAAACATAACTCTCTGTCTGCCCACAACGTATATATATTAGAGCAACGATACATGGCCATGGGCTTAATTCACCTACTCAGGGCCTGTGCACCTCTTGTTGGGCCTTGataaacccaacgggtagaaTGGTGTCcaatctttcgatgagagatgatggaggtggaaaacttgttggagaacgacgttggctgcccgactaccacaaccaagatggtgtggcgccttgagcgacaggtacaccttctcctgataactacgatttgggggtggaggtcgacgttgtgctatccgactacaatAACCACAAAGGTGCTGCaccttagcgatagttacactagctcctgttgttgctgcttttgCCATACCAAGAACAGtcttgaacctgcaagcaatcgagaacaagcaaggACAAGATAACAAGCAAGAACGGATCTGATAAAGTTGGGGGTCCTATTTCAAATATtcgggtggtctagccgacacacgcatttacaaggaagtagcaaaggctaaacttacatcaaacaaaaacccGCGTTCTTTAGTGTGTCACACCTGgcgttaaggaacaaagccaggtgcatctcatacatgcgccaagaagacaacatatataataacatagtgtatagagataaatgtcacaataatcagagtatttattacatagcggaagacttattacaaaataaaataataaatataaaacaatctaaggatcgtcggcgccaatgtcaattgagaaacaccacctagatcagatcatactcctcgccttgtggctcctcctgaaccacatgctcttctcctgtgggggggtgagacagcaagggtgagctcacacatgatcatagctcaacaagttgtggggagccagtggacatgaactcacaaaggtgggagttcatgtgatgtgtaaggctaatcaatgacaggggttaaagctgagcattgcttttaagtagttggtcaaaattttattagcaattactaagtgtaagtaaataccgaaccttaaataaagtatttGAACAAAATtactaataaacccatgcaatgcaaatgacaaaattgaatttaagttccataatttaaacatcagagagtcctgagctgctcatgatcgtgagctcggctagtataccagttttatactctgcagaggttgtaccctttacccacaagtcatgttacccatctgccaaggggtcgcgactcccatacacctctacctaggaagcgcgacagggcaacactacgaggcctttacaaagttccactagcttccgaaaacccgctacagtttatgggaagagcacttgcaagaatcccccgtctgaccgccatcgtagctaaatcaacccgagaacctccttgcatgcaactcccctactgctcttgcccctttcgggtaaggtagtcttccactagctttcctaattagtcagccaagggcgtcccattaaacccttgtagtggcacgtgtttctcaagttaagctctatgttccaattaacattaatgaacttgacatgaacataaatagaataacaagaataattggaacatagatataataaatgattatcccaaaaccatgtaaagcaatagcaaactacccaagtgattcagggataaacaaggtaatgagataaacaatctagggtgacctattgggtcccatcaaaattaacctatgcatgaataaatggtattaaagaacattattgggtaaaaagtggtcaagggcacaacttgccttcaatgacctcctgctcagctacttcaacctgctgctcaccaggatcctcagtcacgtgctcttctactcgccacaatacaaacaagcacagtatataaagAAAATTAACATtagaccaaacatataaacaaatacacagtaataatctacatattaaaataaaatcctaggaacaggaaccataaattttggagttatagatattaaattatgaatttacaaaggtttaatgtgtttaaaatagattaagtgagaaataaattttcttactattttcatgacaaaacagagcctctatgtgatagagaataatattacaaaattttagaaagtggaatgactcaatttggatctcttatgaattttctatgaattattaaagtCCTAGCACTTATTTTTGTGTTAAAAAGTAATTTCTAAAATTAAATTACTGAATTTAAAGAGCtatggactgggcctcgattACCAGAAAGATCAGGGCTCTCGGTGTAAGTTTCCTAAGGCACAGAGAACAGCAGCCATGGACGGCGGGTTTGTTTATGTGAAAGCTAAGGGGTTCTTTAGCAATTTGCACATGCgaagggtgaaagggaattaggcttacacctattccctaaattgattttggtggttgaattgcccaacacaaacatttggactaactagtttgctctaatttataagttctacaggtgccaaaggttcaaaaaAGCCAatgaaaaagaccaagaaaagggttcaacaaagagagcaggggataaccgaaggcaccctggtctggcgcaccggcctgtccggtgtgccaccggacagtgtccggtgcaccaggggacttgaagctaaactcatcaccttcgggaaaaatcaaaggcgctccactataattcaccggactgtccggtgctccaaggagaagcgactctgaactcaccagcttcgggaatccggtccgctataattcaccggacatgtccggtgtacaccggactgtccggtgtaacggcggagcaacggctagtctgCGCCAATGatcacctgctacagcattaaatgcacgccagcgcacgcagaggagcagagtacgcgcgggtggcacaccggacagtctacagtacatgtccggtgcaccaccagacagccaggcgaccccaccgtcagagctccaacggtcgaaccctaatggccgggtgacgtggctggcgcaccggacactatccggtggcgcaccggactgtccggtgcgccatgcgatagcagcctccaccaacggctagtttggtggttggggctataaatacccccaaccacccctcattcaagtcatccaagttttccaccttccaaccacttacaagagctaggcattcaatacaagacacaccaaagtgatcaaatcctctcccaattccacacaaggctttagtgattagcgagagagatttgttgtgttcttttgagctcttgcgcttggattgcttcttttctttctcatttgttcttgtgatcaaaactcaattgtaaccgaggcaagagacaccaattgtgtggtggtccttgcggggaagttttgttcccggtttgatttgagaagagaagctcactcggtccgagagaccgtttgagagagggaaagggttgaaatagacccggcctttgtggcctcctcaacggggagtaggtttgcgagaaccgaacctcagtaaaacaaatccttgcgtCTCACTTCTTCACTCactcgcgatttgtttttacaccctctctcggactcgtttatatttctaacgctaacccggcttgtagttgtgattaactttgtaaatttcagtttcgccctattcacccccctctaggcgattttcaattggtatcaaagcccggtgcttcattagagcctaaccgctcgaagagatgtcgggagatcacaccaagaaggagatggagaccggcgacaagctcactacaagccacggggagacttcatcggaagagtcccgcaacaagaggaaggagaagaaagactcctccaacaaagggaaggggaaggaaaagaaatcctcttcccacaagtcgcatcggagaggcgacaagcaaaagaggatgaggaaagtggtctactacgagaccgactcttcatcaccatcgacctccggctccgacgcgccgtccgtcacttctaagcgccatgagcgcaagaagtatagtaagattcccctacgctacccacatatttcaaagcgtactcctttactctccgttccattaggcaaaccaccggtttttgacggtgaagattataacatgtggagtgataaaatgaggcatcatctaacctcactccacacaagcatttggaatgttgttgagtttggtgtacaggtaccatccataggggatgaggactacaactcggacgaagtagcccaaatccaccactttaactcccaagccaccactatactccttgcctctctaagtcgagaggagtataacaaggtgcaagggttaaagagtgcgaagaaaatttgggacgtactcaagaccgcgcacgagggagacgaggtgacaaagatcaccaagcgggagatgatcgagggggagctcggttgcttcatgcttcaccaaggggaggatccacaagccatgtacaaccgcttgaagaccttggtgaaccaagtgcgcaacctcgggagcaaaaaatgggatgaccatgaaatggtcaaggttattcttagatccctcgtttttcttaaccctacacaagtgcaattaattcgaggtgatcctagatataagctaatgtctcccgaggaggttataggaaaatttgtgagctttgagctaatgattaaaggctcaaagaaaatcatcgagcaaggcacctcctccacgctggaggcacaacccgtcgcattcaaggcaacggaggagaagaaggaggagtctacatcaagtagacaaccaatcgacacctcaaagcttgacaatgaggaaatgacgcttatcatcaaaagcttccgccaaatcctcaagcaaaggagggggaaagattacaagccccgctccaagaaagtttgctacaagtgtggtaagcccggtcactttattgccaaatgtcctatttctagtgacagtgacaggggcgacgacaagaaggggagaagaaaggaaaagaagaggtaccacaagaagaagggcggcgatgcccatatgtgccacgagtgggactccgacgagagctccaccgactcctcctccgacgaggacgccgccaacatcgccgtcaccaagggacttctcttccccaacgtcggccacaagtgcctcatggcaaaggacggcaaaaggaagaaggttaaatccaaatcctccactaaatatgagtcctctagtgatgataatgctagtgatgaggaggataatttgcgtactctttttgacaacctaaacatgcaacaaaaggaaaaattaaatgaactaattagtgccatccatgagaaggatgaactcttggactcccaagaggacttcctaatcaaggaaaacaaaaagcatattaaggttaaaaatgcttatgctctagaagttgaaaaatgtgaaaaattaactagtgagctaagcacatgccatgatttaattgccaaccttagaaataaaaatgctaatttaaatgctaaggttgattctcatgtttgtaatgtttcaattcccaatcctagagatgataatgttaatttacttgctaagattgatgaattgaatatttctcttgctagtcttaggattgaaaatgaaaaattgcttgctaaggctaaagattttgaagtttgcaatgttactatttccaaccttagaagtgaaaatgatatattacatgctaaggttgtagaattaaaatcttgcaaaccctctacatctaccgttgagcatgtctccatttgcactagatgtagagatgttgatattgatgctattcatgatcatgtggctttaattaaacaacaaaatgatcatatagcaaaattagatgctaaaattgccgagcatgaacttgaaaatgaaaaatttaaatttgctcgtagtatgctttatagtgggagacaccctggcatcaaggatgatattggcttccaaaagggagacaatgtcaaacttaatgcccctcctaagaaattgtctaactttgttaagggcaaggctcccatgcctcaggataacgagggttacattttgtaccctgtcggttatcctgagagcaaaattaggagaattcattctaggaagtctcactctggccctaatcatgcttttatgtataagggtgagacatctagctctaggcaaccaactcgtgctaagttgcctaagaagaaaactcctagtgcatcaaatgatcatgacatttcattcaaaacttttgatgcatcttatgttttgactaacaaatccggcaaggtagttgccaagtttgttgggggcaaacacaagggttccaaaacttgtgtttgggtacccaaagttcttgtgtctaatgccaaaggacccaaaactgtttgggtacataaagtcaagaactaaaattgttttgtaggtttatgcatccgggggcacaagttggatcatcgatagcgggtgcacaaaccacatgacaggggagaagaaaatgttctcctcctacgagaaaaaccaagatccccaacgagctatcacattcggggatggaaaccaaggtttggtcaaaggtttgggtaaaatagctatatctcctaaccattccatttccaatgtttttcttgttgattcattagattacaatttgctttccgtatcccaattatgtcaaatgggctacaactgtttgtttactgatgtaggtgtgactgtctttagaagaagtgatgattcaatagcacttaagggaatgttagagggtcagctatacttagtagattttgatagagctgaactcgacacttgtttagttgctaagaccaacatgggttggctctggcaccgccgactagcccatgttggaatgaagaatcttcataagcttctaaagggagagcacattttaggattaacaaatgttcattttgagaaagacaggatatgtagcgcatgccaagccgggaagcaagttggcactcatcatccacacaagaacatcatgacgactgacaggccactggagctcctacacatggatttattcggcccgattgcttacataagcatcggcgggagtaagtattgtctagttattgtggatgattattctcacttcacttgggtgttctttttgcaggaaaaatcacaaacctaagagactttaaagggattcttgagacgggctcaaaatgagttcgccttaaggatcaagaaaattagaagcgacaatgggacggagttcaagaattcacaaattgaaggcttccttgaggaggagggaatcaagcatgagttctcttctccctacaccccacaacaaaatggtgtagtggagaggaagaatcgaactctattggacatggcaagaaccatgcttgatgagtacaagacgccggatcggttttgggccgaggcggtcaacaccgcttgctacgccatcaaccgtatatctacaccgaatcctcaagaagacatcatatgaactcctaaccggtaaaaagcccaacatttcatattttatagtctttggtagcaaatgctttattcttgttaaaagaggtagaaaatctaaatttgctcctaagaccgtagaaggctttttactaggatatgattcaaacacaagggcatatagagtctttaacaagtcctcaggactagttgaagtatcttgtgacgttgtgtttgatgagactaacggctctcaagtagagcaagttgatcttgatgagataggtgaagaagaggctccatgcatcgcgctaaggaacatgtccattggggatgtgtgtcctaaggaatccgaagagcctccaaatgcacaagatcaaccatcctcctacacgcaagcatctccaacaactccaaatgaggatgaggctcaagttgatgaaggagaagatcaaagagatgagccacctcaagatgccggcaatgatcaagggagagatgcaaatgatcaagacaaggaggatgaacaaccaaggccgccacacccaagagtccaccaagcaatccaacgagatcaccctgtcgacaccatcctcggcgacattcataagggggtaaccactagatctcgtgttgcacatttttgtgagcattactcttttgtttcctctattgagccacacagggtagaggaagcactccaagattcggattgggtgatggcgatgcaagaggagctcaacaacttcactaggaacgaggtatggcatttagttccacgtcctaaccaaaatgttgtaggaaccaagtgggtcttccgcaacaaacaagacgagcatggtgtggtgacaaggaacaaagcccgacttgtggccaagggatactcccaagtcgaaggtttggattttggtgaaacctatgcacccgtagctaggcttgagtcaattcgtatattattagcctatgctacttaccatggcttcaagctttaccaaatggacgtgaagagtgccttcctcaacggaccaatcaaggaggaggtctacgttgagcaacctcccggctttgaagacagtgagtaccctaaccatgtctataggctctctaaggcgctttatgggctcaagcaagccccaagagcatggtatgaatgcctaagagatttccttattgcaaatggcttcaaagtcggcaaggtcgatcctactctattcactaaaactcttgacaatgatttgtttgtatgccaaatttatgttgatgatattatatttgggtctactaacgaatctacatgtgaggaatttagtaggatcatgacacaaaaattcgagatgtcaatgatgggggagttgaagtatttcttaggatttcaagtaaagcaactccaagagggcaccttcatttgccaaacgaagtatactcaagacatcctaaacaagtttggaatgaaggatgctaagcccatcaagacacccatgggaaccaatgggcatcttgacctcgacacggaaggtaaatccgtcgatcaaaaggtataccagtcgatgattggttcattactttatttatgtgcatctcgaccggatattatgctttctgtatggatgtgtgcaagattccaagccgaccctaaggaatctcaccttacggccgtaaaacgaatcttgagatatttggcttatactcctaagtttgggcgttggtaccctcggggatccacatttgatttaattggttattcggatgctgattgggcagggtgcaagattaatcgaaagagcacatcagtgacttgccagttcttgggaagatccttggtgtcttgggcttcaaagaagcaaaattcggttgctctttcaaccgccgaagccgagtatattgtcgcagaccattgttgcgcgcaattgctttggatgaggcaaaccctgcaggactatggttacaaattaaccaaagttcctcttctatgtgataatgagagtgcaatccgcatggcggataatcccgttgagcatagccgcactaaacacatagccattcggtatcattttcttagggatcaccaacaaaagggggatatcgagattgcatacattaataccaaagatcaattagccgatatttttaccaagccactagatgaacaaacttttaccaaacttaggtatgagctaaatattcttgattctagaaatttcttttgatatcttgcacacatagctcataaatatacctctgatcatgtctcttttatatatatgctatgactaatgtgtttttaagtgaatttcaaaccaagtcataggtatattgaaagggaattggagtcttcggcgaagacaaaggcttccactccactccataactcatcctttgccgtcgctccgagcaactctccaactttggtataacccttcattcatattatttgtttgccaaagggggagtaaGTAGTTTAAAAGGGCCTATATTTCgctctaagtatccgtttttggcgattcatgccaaagggggagaaagtattggcccaaaacaaaaggaccgcaccaccaccctaattttaaaaactaatgattttcattggtaaatttcaaattggtatcttattgtgttctaaaaggggagaaagtagcactttcaaaaattggtatcttaaaaaccctcttgaacactaagaggagaattttattgaaaGGGGTGTTTtgcttagtcaaaggaaaagcatttgaaacagggggagaaaatttcaaatcttgaaaatgcttctcaaaatcttactcatttacctttgactatttgcaaaataactttgaaaaggatttacaaaaagaatttgcaaaaacaaaacatgtggtgcaagcgtggtccaaaatattaaaaataaagaaacaatccatgcatatctagtaatcaatatttattggctcaattctaagtaacctttgcacttacattttgcaaactagttcaattatgcacttctatacttgctttggtttgtgttggcatcaatcaccaaaaagggggagattgaaagggaattaggcttacacctatttcctaaattgattttggtggttgaattgcccaacacaaacatttggactaactagtttgctctagtttataagttctacaggtgccaaaggttcacaaaaagccaatgaaaaagaccaagaaaagggttcaacaaagagagcaggggataaccgaaggcaccctggtctggcgcaccggacaatgtccggtgcaccaggggacttgaagctaaactcatcaccttcgggaaaactcagaggcgctccactataattcaccggactgttcggtgtacaccggacagtgtccggtgctccaaggagaagcgactctgaactcgccagcttcgggaatccggtccgctataattcaccggacatgtccagtgtacaccggactgtccggtgtaacggcagagcaacggctagtctgcgccaacggtcacctgctacagcattaaatgcgcgccagcgcgcgcagaggagcagagcacgcgcgggtggcacaccggacagtctacagtacatgtccggtgcaccaccggacagccaggcgaccccaccgtcagagctccaactgtcaaaccctaacggccgggtgacgtggctggcgcaccggacactgtccggtggcgcaccggactgtccggtgcgccatgcgacagc from Zea mays cultivar B73 chromosome 6, Zm-B73-REFERENCE-NAM-5.0, whole genome shotgun sequence harbors:
- the LOC100192897 gene encoding uncharacterized protein LOC100192897, which codes for MANAASGMAVDDDCKRRFLELKAKRTHRFIIYRIDEKKKMVVVEQVGKPVLGYDDFAASLPANECRYAIFDYDFVTEENCQKSKIFFIAWYATSFLAAVQSTLAFEVLATHGRSCMMCVNEGLLTRRA
- the LOC100192897 gene encoding uncharacterized protein isoform X1, with product MANAASGMAVDDDCKRRFLELKAKRTHRFIIYRIDEKKKMVVVEQVGKPVLGYDDFAASLPANECRYAIFDYDFVTEENCQKSKIFFIAWSPDTARVRSKMIYASSKERFKRELDGIQVDLQATDSAEVGLDVIQGRAS